TTTTCTATAGGAGTGGTGATTATAACTATATAGCGGTTCTAACATCCCGCTAGGCTCTATGCTGAGCTATATAGAGTTAAACACTTTTCAACACAGACCTTTCCGGGATAATGCTGAGATCTAGGATCTCTGGGTATTCGGCTTATATATTAACCATGATCTAAGGATCATTTACAGCCGAGCCTCGCCCATTAGGGCGGGGAGGAGTCTGGTCTTTGTAATATGTGGGTATCACCAGATCTGTTGTTGCTGGGCTAATATTCTGTAAAGGGCTATATCTCGGGTGGAAAATGGGTTGGCTTGGGATCCTTGGTGGGAGTTGCTATATAGAGTATCTGTGGTTGCCGCTGTTGCAGCATCGCCAGTCGGCGAGATCTTGGTTGCGATACCTGTTGGTGTTGCTCTTGGTCTGGATCCTTTTATTGCTTGGCTAGTCTCGATCCCTTCTAACATGGCTCCCTCCGCAGCGATCCTTTGCTTCCTAGAATGGTTTACCAGGAGGTTTCCTAGGTTCTCCCGCTATTTCGGTGGGAGGGGTTCTAGGTTTATCGCTGGGCTTGGGTTTAGAAGGCTCTCCCTGGTCCTAGTGGTTGCCACTCCCTTCGCCGGTGTCTATGCTGTATCCCTCGCCTCTGGTTTTCTTGGTCTGGGTAGGAGGTTCTCCTTTATATGCCAGCTTCTCGGTGTTTCTCTCTTTGGCTTTGTGGAGGCTCTTCTGATTAGGTTTGGCTTATCCTTGTTCTCTCTATGATGCTCCTATGTCGCTGAATGTTAGTAGCTCTATCTCTTCTGGCTTGCTTGTTATTGAGCCTATCCTTGCTCCTATTAATAGTTTTATCTTCTTCTCCCTCGCTATGTCTATGATTCTCTGGGTTATTATTCCGTCGAATACTACTGCGTATATAGATCCTGGGTCTTTTGTTGTTAGCTTTTCATATAGATCTCTCACCGTTGTTTTCTCGATTGGGTTCCATGATGAGTCGTATAGGATTCCTGTTAGTGT
This Sulfolobales archaeon DNA region includes the following protein-coding sequences:
- a CDS encoding small multi-drug export protein translates to MENGLAWDPWWELLYRVSVVAAVAASPVGEILVAIPVGVALGLDPFIAWLVSIPSNMAPSAAILCFLEWFTRRFPRFSRYFGGRGSRFIAGLGFRRLSLVLVVATPFAGVYAVSLASGFLGLGRRFSFICQLLGVSLFGFVEALLIRFGLSLFSL